The nucleotide window gaagggaacagggggaggggagaagggaacagggggaggagggaagggaacagggggaggagggaagggaacagggggaggggagaagggaacagggggaggggagaagggaacagggggaggggagaagggaacagggggaggggagaagggaacagggggaggagggaagggaacagggggaggagggaagggaacagggggaggggagaagggaacagggggaggagggaagggaacagggggaggggagaagggaacagggggaggagggaagggaacagggggaggggggaagggaacagggggaggagggaagggaacagggggaggagggaagggaacagggggaggggagaagggaacagggggaggggagaagggaacagggggaggggagaagggaacagggggaggagggaagggaacagggggaggagggaagggaacagggggaggggagaagggaacagggggaggagggaagggaacagggggaggggagaagggaacagggggaggagggaagggaacagggggaggggggaagggaacagggggaggagggaagggaacagggggaggagggaagggaacagggggaggggagaagggaacagggggaggggagaagggaacagggggaggggagaagggaacagggggaggagggaagggaacagggggaggagggaagggaacagggggaggggagaagggaacagggggaggagggaagggaacagggggaggggagaagggaacagggggaggagggaagggaacagggggaggggggaagggaacagggggaggagggaagggaacagggggaggagggaagggaacagggggaggggagaagggaacagggggaggagggaagggaacagggggaggagggaagggaacagggggaggggagaagggaacagggggaggagggaagggaacagggggaggggagaagggaacagggggaggagggaagggaacagggggaggggggaagggaacagggggaggagggaagggaacagggggaggagggaagggaacagggggaggagggaagggaacagggggaggagggaagggaacagggggaggggagaagggaacagggggaggagggaagggaacagggggaggagggaagggaacagggggaggggagaagggaacagggggaggggagaagggaacagggggaggagggaagggaacagggggaggagggaagggaacagggggaggggagaagggaacagggggaggagggaagggaacagggggaggggagaagggaacagggggaggagggaagggaacagggggaggagggaagggaacagggggaggggagaggagaacagggggaggagggaagggaacagggggaggagggaagggaacagggggaggagggaagggaacagggggaggagggaagggaacagggggaggggagaagggaacagggggaggagggaagggaacagggggaggagggaagggaacagggggaggagggaagggaacagggggaggagggaagggaacagggggaggggagaagggaacagggggaggagggaagggaacagggggaggaggagaagggaacagggggaggagggaagggaacagggggaggagggaagggaacagggggaggggagaagggaacagggggaggagggaagggaacagggggaggggagaagggaacagggggaggagggaagggaacagggggaggagggaagggaaca belongs to Hypomesus transpacificus isolate Combined female chromosome 15, fHypTra1, whole genome shotgun sequence and includes:
- the LOC124477674 gene encoding leucine-rich repeat extensin-like protein 3, whose amino-acid sequence is PVPFPPPPVPFPPPPVPFPPPPVPFPPPPVPFPPPPVPFPPPPVPFSPPPVPFPPPPVPFSPPPVPFPPPPVPFPPPPVPFSPPPVPFPPPPVPFPPPPVPFPPPPVPFPPPPPPPPVPFPPPPVPFPPPPVPFPPPPVPFPPPPVPFSPPPVPFPPPPVPFPPPPVPFPPPPVPFPP